TCAAACAAACCTGTTCTCCTTGCCCTTGTCAAATCATATCGCAAGTGAAATCATTTAGTGGCCCACAAGTTTTATGGTCAATGATCTTTGAACTTAAATGTGACAATATTGCTAATAAGTCATTTGTGCTTGAACACTTGAACCTGTTGCAATAATATAATACACTGGACCCAAGAATGATTTAGTTTGAAAGATTCTGACTCTAATCTAGTTTTAGTGCAAAACTATTCTTTTGAAATTCTAAAAGCTATACTTAACGTGCTGTTTATATCGATAACAAAAAAAGTACCCAACGGGGCAACTGGGTtcgcatataaatttttttacccGCAAATGTCAGTGGGCAGTGGCccttcttttgtattttatataaatttattacgtcgttatttttattaaaggaTTAGAATGTGGCTTCCATCGgtgaactttttaattttaatatggagAGAGAGTTGGTATACAGCAGAATTATGAAGGTATATGATATTTCACCAGGATATGAGGATTGCACAAGACAAATCAGACTGTCTGATTAGAGGTACTGAAAACCTTGGGTCCGATTTGTATACTGGCAGAAAATTCTGGATCCGATTTCAGTATCCACGAAATTCTGCAATGAAAATCTTGAGTCCGATTTGTGTTCCTCTCTCTGTAAGAAAATCAGACAATCCAATTTCTTCccactaaaacaaaaaattgaacaCCGTCACAATTGTGTATATCTCCTCAATATTCCATAACTCAGCATAACTCACATGTCAACCTCatactaaataaaaattagcCTTCCATCAGTTCCATAGTTATTGTGACtactagtattttttattattttttattttaataaaaaattataatatatatataacgaTTAATAagacttattttttataaaataattaaatatattatatatcataatatttaaacataaatatctcaaaactaatatcaaatattataaaaataaattattgtatttaaaatctataaatactagtattgatataattttaaactaCTTTATTGAGGAGTTAAGATGTTGATGTTTGATATCTTTAagtattaaaaaatttggtcttgatctaataataatagaaatatttttatccttttggcctgttttttttaatatttattgttttcatCTTATCTATTGTTTAAATAAATTTCTATAATTAAGATTTTAtagataaatattatataagttAACTAAATCCAGTGACGTGAATAaatgagaaagagagaagaaaacaaagtttatatatatatatatatacaggggcggagctagaaaaaatattagagggagactaaaattatttacacaataaaataatattaaaataatttttttaggggaggctaaactgaaatttacatataatttacatgtaaaaaattaaaattaggggggACCGTTGCCCCCCTTTCCCAGTATGTAGCTCCGCccctgtatatatatatatatatatggcttTATAAAAAAAGGTTAAACTTTGAAATTGTATACGAAAAAGTATAAAAAGAACATTATTATCCTTTGATTTTTCTTATGATGATTAATTGATCATGACCCATGCTCATAGAGTCTAAAGAGGGGAGCcatcaatatttttttgagaGGCCactcttaattattttattttttcacataCGATAATTTTCTTTTGGCAGGGGCACTGTCTCCTTATGAATACATAAAGCTTCGCCCCGTGATTGTAAGGAAAATAATCCATATATATGatgtttcattttttattttttttatttttattctaaaaaaaataatttttcattatttattaaaagataCTCTACGCTGTAACATTACCTATTATATTAACTAATACATGATTCATCCTAAGCAAAATACAACTGAACTTATTTTAAAGGGTAAAAAACCCAAATGAGTCAAGGAGAGCTCAAAATTACTCAATTCAGCCAAATCAAAAATTCATACATGAATCAACCAGGAcgaattattatataattcgaatcaatatgattcgaattatagttaattcaaattatagttacatgtaattcgaattgatatgattcgaattacactcaGGCGACAAACTAAAGTAATTCGAATTGagttaattcgaattactatgaaGAACACATAATTAAGTAATTCGAAACAAGTTGTTTCGAATTACACTTAACCAATTCGAATTTagttaattcgaattactaggaaAGCTTGTGATACTACATAATTCGAAACATatagattcgaattatatatatatagtgcgaGCCAGGGTTGTATATATATGCTGTGAACTCATGTTGCTCTCAACAAAGAGGGGagatggctagtgaggagagtttCCTAGTTCTGGTACATTACAGAGGGTCGATTAAGAGAAAAACTCGGTCCGGCGTGAAGTTCACTGATAAAGATCCCCTATGTATTATCGTGACGCCAACAACCACCTACGATGCTCTTGTTAGCTCTGTGCTGGAGAAGCTTGGTCTTGAAGGAGTTAAAAGGGTCAAGAAGTTTTTCTACCGCATTCCAACAGCGGTGCTCCATGACACCGTGAAGTTTGATTGTTTCACAATCGGTAGTGAGGAGGACTTGCAGGTTATGTTTCTCTCTCGTCGGCAGTTTCCCGAGGTAAGGACACCTGAGCTGTTGGCAAAGTTGGTTGATGTGGTATCTAGCTCGGGTGGTTCGAACCGGAATGCCAATACTATAGCCGCGGTTGCCGGCTCGAGCTCGAGACCTGCTGTTGCTTCATCCTCTGCTCCTGTGTATGAGCCACCGATGCAGCCTGTTGCGTCCCCTTCGTTTGCCGTTGATCTGAGCGGCAATGTTGGAGACGAGGTTCGGTATGGGAAACATATTCCCACCGAGGTACATTGTCCCACACCGGCTGGTGTTAGTGATGGTTTGTTTGATGATCCAGATGACGATGACGTAGAGCCGGATATGATCGCTGATGAAAGCGGCGATGATGTTGGAACTACTGTTCCGACAAGGGCTACAGGTGGATCTAGTTCTGGCACACAGCAGTATCCACCCCATTTTTCCTCATTGGACCTGGATGCCATGCGGCAGGACGACATTGCTTTGCAGGCTTCAGGATTTGGCACTAGAGACACCGAGGGGTCTGCCGGTATGAACGAGTTCCAGGTTGGCCAACAATTTCAGGATAAAGATAAGGCGCTGTTGAGTGTGAAGACGTACAGTATCCGCCGAGGGGTCCAGTACAAGGTCGTTGAGTCTGACTACCGCAGGTATGTGGGAAAGTGTTCTGAGTTTgggaatgggtgcacatggCTGATTCGGTTGAGTgggaatgggtgcacatggCTAATTCGGTTGAGTCTCCGACAGCGGAAGGGTATATGGGAAGTGAAGCGATACAACGGACCGCATACATGTCTTGCCAGCTCCATCTCCAGCGACCATAGGAGTCTGGACTACCATGTCATATCCACCTTCATTATGCCGATGGTTAGGGCTGATGCAGCTGTGAACATCAAGGTGCTTCAAAATGCCACGGCCGCACACTTTGGGTTCAGGCCTACGTACAGGAGGGTATGGATGGCGAAGCAGAAGGCCGTTGCCGTCATATATGGGGACTGGGACGAGTCGTACAATGAGCTCCCTAGGTGGGTTTTAGGAGTTCAGCTGACGATGCCTGGCACTGTAGCCGTCCTCAGGACTTGCCCTGTTCGAGTTGGGGGACAGGTTGACGAGTCTCAGGTTTATTTTCATAGGCTGTTCTGGACTTTCCCCCCGTGTATCCAGGCATTCCGTCATTGCAAGCCTTTGGTCAGTATTGATGGCACCCGTCTATATGGGAAGTATGGGGGAACACTGCTAGTCGCCATTGCACAGGACGGAAACTCGAACATCCTCCCCGTGGCATTTGCACTAGTTGAGGGTGAGAATGCTGAGTCAtggtctttctttctttcccacCTCCGTGAGCACGTGACACCTCAGCCGGGTCTGTTAGTTATTTCAAATAGGCATAACGGCATCAAGGCAGCACTCGAGGCTCCGGATGGGGGATGGTTACCCCCTGCTGCGTACCGGGCGTTCTGTATTCGACACATTGCAGCAAACTTTGCCTTGACATTCAAGGGAAAAGATGCCCGGAGGCTTCTTGTTAACGCCGCATATGCCAAGACCGAG
The genomic region above belongs to Arachis duranensis cultivar V14167 chromosome 3, aradu.V14167.gnm2.J7QH, whole genome shotgun sequence and contains:
- the LOC107480831 gene encoding uncharacterized protein LOC107480831 — its product is MASEESFLVLVHYRGSIKRKTRSGVKFTDKDPLCIIVTPTTTYDALVSSVLEKLGLEGVKRVKKFFYRIPTAVLHDTVKFDCFTIGSEEDLQVMFLSRRQFPEVRTPELLAKLVDVVSSSGGSNRNANTIAAVAGSSSRPAVASSSAPVYEPPMQPVASPSFAVDLSGNVGDEVRYGKHIPTEVHCPTPAGVSDGLFDDPDDDDVEPDMIADESGDDVGTTVPTRATGGSSSGTQQYPPHFSSLDLDAMRQDDIALQASGFGTRDTEGSAGMNEFQVGQQFQDKDKALLSVKTYSIRRGVQYKVVESDYRRYVGKCSEFGNGCTWLIRLSGNGCTWLIRLSLRQRKGIWEVKRYNGPHTCLASSISSDHRSLDYHVISTFIMPMVRADAAVNIKVLQNATAAHFGFRPTYRRVWMAKQKAVAVIYGDWDESYNELPRWVLGVQLTMPGTVAVLRTCPVRVGGQVDESQVYFHRLFWTFPPCIQAFRHCKPLVSIDGTRLYGKYGGTLLVAIAQDGNSNILPVAFALVEGENAESWSFFLSHLREHVTPQPGLLVISNRHNGIKAALEAPDGGWLPPAAYRAFCIRHIAANFALTFKGKDARRLLVNAAYAKTEVEFDYWFDILRSENPAMCDWAN